The sequence GCGCACCTAAGCAAAAGGCTGCCACGAAGTATAAATACTTCATGTTGCTTCTCCATTAACTTATAGGTTTTAAAAAGTCTAAGTTAACGGTTACGCGTTTGGTGGAGGTACAGGGGGTTGGTGAGTCAGGCTTTGGTCAAAACCTATCGAGTTTGAGTTGGGTGCCAAAATAACAGGCACGGCTGAAATTAAGAGGTTATAACCAGTAATGCAACTAATATGAGGTTGTGTTTGTTGTTTACTATCATATATTGATTTATTTAAGTCTTGATTTTCACGCTCAATTTCTAAGACTAAGTCATACGCAACTCCTGCACTCTTTATTGAAGACTGACTGAAAGTACCAGCCACAGGAGCACAGGCAAAAGAGCTATGAATGAGCACAGTCAGTATTAAAAACCAAGATATTTTCATTCAATTACCCTACTCAATATAAATTCCTAATCCATCCAAAATAAGCTCGGCCATATTAATTATTATACTTACTATTTACTTAGAACCCGGTAGATTCGGTATCATTGAGACCTGCAAGTTGCTTAACAGTAATAGGATAACTCCTAGGGTAATTGCAATATCGGCAATATTAAAAACTGGCAATTGCCACGTTTGCCAACCTAGATGAAGGGAGTCGACAACATAGCCACGAAACAGTCGGTCAATGAGGTTCCCAACCGCCCCCCCAAGAATCAGCCCGTAGCTAATGCCATCCCGTTTACTTACTTTATTAAAGATCAACCTCGTTAAAGCCACAGACATTAGCAGAGCAACCCCAATAAAAAAATAGCGCTGCCAACCTCCACCATTTGAAAGCAGGCCAAATGCCGCACCAGTGTTCCAAGTGTGTACCCAATTGAAAAAAGGGGTCAATGAAATCGAATCACCGTAAGCTATTGATTGCTGCGTCTGCCACTTGATCACTTGGTCAAGGACTACAGTTAAACCAGAAATTAACAGAGAAATATAGGGCGAAAATCCTTTATCAACGCAGGACATTCAGTTCCCCTTCAGTGCAAAAATGCGTCTTGACCCGTTAAGCACGATTAAACCTGCTATGCTACCTATAATAAGATCTGGGTAATTCGACCCGGTCAACGCAACGAGGATGCCAGCGATGATTACGCCAAGGTTAATCACTACATCATTAGCTGAAAAAATCCAACTTGCTTTCATATGCGCACCACCTCCTCTATGTTTGGAGATAAGTAGAAGACAGATGGTATTGCCAATCAACGCGACAAATGCAATCCCCATCATCGCAAGTGACTCAGGTTCACTCCCGAATACGAAGCGTCTCACAACTTCTGCAAGTACACCCAGAGCCAAAACCAGTTGTAGTACGCCAGCTAGGTGCGCAGCACGTATTTGCATATTAACACTACGCGCTACGGCATAAAGAGAAAGCCCGTAAACTGCCGCATCGGCAAAATTATCTAAAGATTCCCCAATCAAACCAGCAGACTGCCAAAGCAGTCCGGCAGTCATTTCCACCAAGAACAGAAGAGTATTGATGGTGAGCAACCAACACAAGGTGCGGGACTCCTGCTTATCCGAACTTGCCGAAAACTCCTCAGCTTTGATTGCCTCGGAGTCCGCAGCAGTGTCTCTTTCAAGCGAGGCCCCCAAACCTAGAGTCTCTAATTTAGAAGTAATAAAGGCTGTCTCACCATCATGTAATACCTTCAGCCGACGGTTTGACAAGTCGAAGGATAATGAATGAATTTCCTCAAACCCATTCAGTGCCAAGCGAATCATTCGTTCTTCTGATGGGCAATCCATTTTTGCTACAGAGTAAACGATGAGCCGTTTACCTGACTCTTCGTAGGCATTTTTTGAGTCGCCATTTGTTCGAACCGTATCAAAGGAACTAGCCATCGTATTACTTACCTTAAATATATAGTTTCACAATTAAAAACTATAAAGTTACTATAAGGTCAAGAAATTACTTAACTAGATAGGAAATTTTCTTATGCGTATTGGTCAACTAGCAGACTTATTAGGAATTCAAACCCAGACAATAAGGTTCTATGAAAAAAAGGGTTTGTTACCTTTACCAGCTCGTAGTTATAACGGATATCGAGTATACACTGAAAAACATTACAAAAGACTTAAGTTTGTATGTAGCTGCAGAGCTATAGGCCTTTCATTATCTGAAACCCGCAGATTACAAGATTATCAAGACAATCCACATCAACCTTGCTCAGCCGTTAATACCCTGATTGATGAACACATAATGCACATACGCTCTCAAATTACTTCTTTGCAAGATCTTGAGAAGCAACTCACTTCAATTAGAACAAGTTGTACTGGCCAAAGCAAAGTTATTGCGTGTACAATTCTTAATAAAATTGATGAAATAGAATCTGTTAGTTGTAACCGAGACGTCTAAATTTCCGGAGGTTACACAACGTACTTACACAATTTTTTAAGGTTGTCCAGCGGAGCTTCGTTAGGCTACTGAGTGTCTAGTGAACTAGTGGCGATTCAGAATGCACTAGTTGAGAACTATTTTTAATTAATGTACCATTAAGCTGCTTATTTAGAACTGTAGGTAATGATGCTTAGACTCGGATTTTTAATACTGGTGCTTGTTGCTGTTCTGACTCAAATCAGTCAGGCGGTTGCTGATGTGCATCAATCTCACCAATCCTCTTCTGAGCAACACCTCAATTTTGAGCATGACGAATCCCACATCGATAAGCGCAATCTCCCTAAAAGTGGCGAAATCAGCTTTGACTACCATCATTGCTGTCACTGCCATGGTTCATTTCATTTATATGCCATGAAGGCTGAAAAAACTCTCGCGTTACCACGAATGGGCACAATACGTCTTGGGTATACTGAGTTTTACACTAACCCACTATCATCGCCGCTGTTCCGGCCTCCCATCTCCTCATAGCTGCCTAATACGCTGCTTTAGCAGCGCAACTAAATCATTATTTTACGCAGTAATATGACTGAGGAGTCTATCTATGGGTCCGTTTTCGACACATAGCAAACGCTTGTTTGTTGCCGTAAG comes from Idiomarina sp. X4 and encodes:
- the lspA gene encoding signal peptidase II, whose product is MSCVDKGFSPYISLLISGLTVVLDQVIKWQTQQSIAYGDSISLTPFFNWVHTWNTGAAFGLLSNGGGWQRYFFIGVALLMSVALTRLIFNKVSKRDGISYGLILGGAVGNLIDRLFRGYVVDSLHLGWQTWQLPVFNIADIAITLGVILLLLSNLQVSMIPNLPGSK
- a CDS encoding cation transporter, with translation MASSFDTVRTNGDSKNAYEESGKRLIVYSVAKMDCPSEERMIRLALNGFEEIHSLSFDLSNRRLKVLHDGETAFITSKLETLGLGASLERDTAADSEAIKAEEFSASSDKQESRTLCWLLTINTLLFLVEMTAGLLWQSAGLIGESLDNFADAAVYGLSLYAVARSVNMQIRAAHLAGVLQLVLALGVLAEVVRRFVFGSEPESLAMMGIAFVALIGNTICLLLISKHRGGGAHMKASWIFSANDVVINLGVIIAGILVALTGSNYPDLIIGSIAGLIVLNGSRRIFALKGN
- the cadR gene encoding Cd(II)/Pb(II)-responsive transcriptional regulator, translating into MRIGQLADLLGIQTQTIRFYEKKGLLPLPARSYNGYRVYTEKHYKRLKFVCSCRAIGLSLSETRRLQDYQDNPHQPCSAVNTLIDEHIMHIRSQITSLQDLEKQLTSIRTSCTGQSKVIACTILNKIDEIESVSCNRDV